The Burkholderia cepacia ATCC 25416 genome includes a window with the following:
- a CDS encoding PLP-dependent aminotransferase family protein, translating to MKRYAVLARTIADAIHRGDLPPGARIPTVRMACRVYGVSPSTVFRAYYALEGEGLIVARARSGYFVANLEDKRVRFAHDPPRKPAAEPTGDDDVLFRLLDSLKRDEIVPLGSAFASYSLFPMSSLWRAMASAARNMDRTALLSGLPPGYDTLRRQIALRYLNAGAALPMDEIVITTGALDALTLSLQALTRPGDIVAIERPAFHAALEAVQRLHLKAVEIPVDPRTGLDLDALETALDTHPVRACWFMTSFHNPTGATLTDERKRELIDLLTARGVPLIEDDVYGELHFGTAPTRPAKLYDDSGLVLHCGSFSKCLAPGFRIGWVAAGRYVRQIRQARGASAPAADVPAQMAISNYLRDGAYDRFLRKLRRNLAAHQAQMLAAVQTYFPDGTEVFAPHGGYFLWIELPPRVDAMHLFDDAMENGVSIAPGPIFSATGGFRRYLRLNYGRPWTPAVEHAMETIGTLAARQRQDG from the coding sequence ATGAAGCGATACGCTGTGCTCGCACGAACGATCGCCGACGCAATCCACCGCGGCGACCTGCCGCCCGGTGCGCGCATCCCCACCGTGCGCATGGCCTGCCGCGTGTATGGCGTGAGCCCGTCCACCGTGTTTCGCGCGTACTACGCGCTCGAAGGCGAGGGTCTGATCGTCGCGCGGGCCCGATCCGGTTATTTCGTTGCGAACCTCGAAGACAAGCGCGTGCGGTTCGCCCACGATCCGCCGCGCAAGCCGGCCGCCGAACCAACCGGCGACGACGATGTGCTGTTCCGCCTGCTCGACTCGCTCAAACGCGACGAGATCGTTCCGCTCGGCTCGGCCTTCGCCAGTTATTCCCTGTTTCCGATGAGCAGCCTGTGGCGCGCGATGGCGTCGGCGGCCCGCAACATGGATCGCACGGCGCTACTGTCCGGCTTGCCGCCCGGCTACGACACGCTGCGCCGCCAGATCGCGCTGCGCTACCTGAACGCAGGCGCGGCGTTGCCGATGGACGAGATCGTCATCACGACCGGCGCGCTCGACGCGCTGACGCTCAGCCTGCAGGCACTGACCCGCCCGGGCGATATCGTCGCGATCGAGCGACCGGCATTCCACGCGGCCCTCGAGGCCGTGCAGCGCCTGCACCTGAAGGCCGTCGAGATTCCGGTCGATCCGCGCACCGGCCTCGATCTCGATGCGCTCGAAACGGCGCTCGATACGCATCCGGTGCGGGCATGCTGGTTCATGACGTCGTTCCACAACCCGACCGGCGCGACGCTGACCGACGAGCGCAAGCGCGAGCTGATCGACCTGCTCACCGCGCGCGGCGTGCCGCTGATCGAGGATGACGTCTATGGCGAGCTGCATTTCGGAACGGCACCCACGCGCCCGGCCAAACTGTATGACGACAGCGGGCTCGTCCTGCATTGCGGTTCGTTCTCGAAATGCCTCGCGCCCGGGTTCCGGATCGGCTGGGTCGCGGCCGGACGCTACGTGCGGCAGATCCGTCAGGCAAGAGGCGCGAGCGCGCCGGCGGCCGACGTGCCCGCGCAGATGGCGATTTCGAACTACCTGCGCGACGGTGCGTACGACCGCTTCCTGCGCAAGCTGCGCCGCAATCTCGCCGCGCACCAGGCGCAGATGCTGGCGGCCGTGCAGACGTATTTCCCGGACGGCACCGAAGTGTTCGCGCCGCACGGCGGGTATTTCCTGTGGATCGAACTGCCGCCGCGCGTCGATGCGATGCACCTGTTCGACGATGCGATGGAAAACGGCGTCAGCATCGCGCCGGGGCCGATCTTTTCCGCAACCGGCGGATTCCGCCGCTATCTTCGGCTCAATTACGGCCGGCCGTGGACACCGGCCGTCGAGCACGCGATGGAGACCATCGGGACGCTCGCGGCCCGGCAGCGGCAGGACGGTTAG